From Sparus aurata chromosome 9, fSpaAur1.1, whole genome shotgun sequence, a single genomic window includes:
- the pou2f1b gene encoding POU domain, class 2, transcription factor 1b isoform X5 produces the protein MADGGAASQDESSGPDAKVNNQSETTKCAMESGDANTVFLSLGITTNGLDFQRHTVPTTSAITNAHAQALLQQSKSEDSSALPTSVQQSVLPQTQLMLAGGQIAGLTLTPAHQQLLLQQAQAQLLAAAVQHSASQQNSTTGASISASAATPITQLPLSQPIQIASLQQQCLPQFVLVQPGNPIATPLSPGQFIISQTPQAQQSMLQAQNLLTQLPQSQANLLPTQPSITLATQPATPTRTTAATPIQSLPHSQTPPKRLDTPTLEEPSDLEELEQFAKTFKQRRIKLGFTQGDVGLAMGKLYGNDFSQTTISRFEALNLSFKNMCKLKPLLEKWLNDAENLTSDQALSSPSALGSPGTGMEMLNRRRKKRTSIETNIRVALEKSFLEQNQKPTSEEITMIADQLNMEKEVIRVWFCNRRQKEKRINPPSSGSSGGGNTPIKTIFTPSSPLVASTASLVSSPTINTPTTLTVNTVMPLTSTSLAFTGSTVGATNTASVISTAPMVTTVTSSPSLSPSPTTIQSSTTESKIGTHAQTIFTQAPTSIATTLGGQVMVAAPGFSTGQLPTSIAAMAAAAGLSPGLIASSQFASGGALLSLTPGGLGNALSPALMSNSTLIQALASSGTIPITSLDGSNLLFANTSGGSTPSLVTTPLFLSPQNLGLLASNPVSLVSAGAGLQVTADHQATTAAVPVQASTITTASKAQ, from the exons ACAAGCCCTCCTCCAACAG TCTAAGTCGGAAGACTCGAGTGCTCTCCCGACCTCCGTCCAGCAGAGCGTATTGCCTCAAACCCAGCTAATGTTGGCCGGGGGACAGATTGCAGGA CTGACCCTGACCCCGGCCCATCAGCAGCTGTTACTCCAGCAGGCCCAGGCTCAGCTCCTGGCTGCGGCCGTGCAGCATTCAGCCAGCCAGCAGAACAGCACCACTGGGGCCAGCATCTCGGCCTCCGCAGCCACACCCATTACCCAGCTGCCCCTGTCACAGCCCATCCAGATCGCCTCT ctacagcagcagtgTCTGCCTCAGTTTGTTCTGGTGCAGCCTGGCAACCCAATTGCCACACCACTGTCGCCCGGTCAGTTCATCATCTCGCAGACACCGCAGGCCCAACAGA GCATGTTGCAAGCCCAGAATCTTCTAACTCAACTACCTCAAAGCCAAGCTAACCTCCTGCCGACTCAACCAAGCATCACCCTTGCAACTCAG CCTGCAACTCCAACCCGCACAACAGCAGCCACACCTATTCAGTCCCTGCCCCACAGTCAGACCCCACCTAAGCGGTTGGATACCCCCACTTTGGAGGAGCCTAGTGATCTGGAGGAACTGGAACAGTTTGCCAAGACCTTCAAACAGAGGCGTATCAAACTGGGCTttacacag GGAGATGTTGGCCTGGCCATGGGGAAGCTGTATGGAAATGACTTCAGCCAAACGACCATCTCTCGCTTTGAGGCCTTGAACCTGAGCTTTAAGAACATGTGCAAACTGAAGCCATTATTAGAGAAGTGGCTCAATGATGCAG AGAACCTGACATCTGACCAGGCCCTGTCCAGCCCCAGTGCCCTGGGCTCCCCGGGCACAGGCATGGAGATGCTCAACCGCAGACGGAAGAAGAGGACCAGTATTGAGACCAACATCCGAGTGGCCTTAGAAAAGAGCTTTCTGGAG CAGAACCAAAAACCTACCTCTGAAGAGATCACCATGATCGCTGACCAGCTCAACATGGAGAAGGAGGTGATTCGGGTCTGGTTCTGCAATCGCCGGCAGAAAGAGAAGAGGATTAACCCCCCTAGCAGCGGCAGCAGTGGAGGAGGCAACACCCCCATCAAAACCATTTTTACCCCCAGTAGCCCCTTG GTGGCCAGCACAGCAAGCCTTGTAAGCAGTCCAACTATTAACACACCCACCACTCTGACTGTAAATACAGTGATGCCTCTCACCAGCACCAGTTTGGCTTTCACAG GTTCGACGGTAGgagccacaaacacagcatctGTCATCTCCACTGCACCTATGGTTACTACGGTAACCAGCTCCCCATCTTTAAGCCCATCGCCAACGACTATTCAGTCCTCAACCACTGAGAGCAAGATTGGCACTCATGCGCAAACCATCTTCACCCAGGCCCCGACGTCCATAGCCACCACTTTAGGTGGTCAGGTGATGGTGGCAGCTCCAGGGTTTTCTACTGGCCAGTTACCCACCAGCATCGCTGCTATGGCTGCTGCAGCAGGGCTGAGCCCAGGACTTATAGCCTCTTCTCAGTTTGCTTCAGG GGGGGCCTTGCTCAGTCTGACTCCTGGTGGCCTTGGCAATGCGCTGAGTCCTGCCCTGATGAGCAACAGCACCCTCATACAAG CTCTGGCATCGAGCGGCACAATCCCCATCACTTCTCTGGATGGCAGTAACCTGCTGTTCGCCAACACCTCTGGTGGTAGCACGCCCAGCCTGGTCACCACGCCGCTCTTCCTGAGCCCCCAGAACCTGGGGCTGCTCGCCAGCAACCCCGTCAGCCTGGTGTCGGCGGGGGCGGGGCTGCAGGTCACTGCCGATCATCAAGCCACCACGGCTGCTGTGCCTGTGCAAGCCTCGACCATTACCACTGCCTCCAAGGCTCAGTGA
- the pou2f1b gene encoding POU domain, class 2, transcription factor 1b isoform X11: protein MADGGAASQDESSGPGITTNGLDFQRHTVPTTSAITNAHAQALLQQSKSEDSSALPTSVQQSVLPQTQLMLAGGQIAGLTLTPAHQQLLLQQAQAQLLAAAVQHSASQQNSTTGASISASAATPITQLPLSQPIQIASQLQQQCLPQFVLVQPGNPIATPLSPGQFIISQTPQAQQSMLQAQNLLTQLPQSQANLLPTQPSITLATQPATPTRTTAATPIQSLPHSQTPPKRLDTPTLEEPSDLEELEQFAKTFKQRRIKLGFTQGDVGLAMGKLYGNDFSQTTISRFEALNLSFKNMCKLKPLLEKWLNDAVCAENLTSDQALSSPSALGSPGTGMEMLNRRRKKRTSIETNIRVALEKSFLEQNQKPTSEEITMIADQLNMEKEVIRVWFCNRRQKEKRINPPSSGSSGGGNTPIKTIFTPSSPLVASTASLVSSPTINTPTTLTVNTVMPLTSTSLAFTGSTVGATNTASVISTAPMVTTVTSSPSLSPSPTTIQSSTTESKIGTHAQTIFTQAPTSIATTLGGQVMVAAPGFSTGQLPTSIAAMAAAAGLSPGLIASSQFASGGALLSLTPGGLGNALSPALMSNSTLIQALASSGTIPITSLDGSNLLFANTSGGSTPSLVTTPLFLSPQNLGLLASNPVSLVSAGAGLQVTADHQATTAAVPVQASTITTASKAQ from the exons ACAAGCCCTCCTCCAACAG TCTAAGTCGGAAGACTCGAGTGCTCTCCCGACCTCCGTCCAGCAGAGCGTATTGCCTCAAACCCAGCTAATGTTGGCCGGGGGACAGATTGCAGGA CTGACCCTGACCCCGGCCCATCAGCAGCTGTTACTCCAGCAGGCCCAGGCTCAGCTCCTGGCTGCGGCCGTGCAGCATTCAGCCAGCCAGCAGAACAGCACCACTGGGGCCAGCATCTCGGCCTCCGCAGCCACACCCATTACCCAGCTGCCCCTGTCACAGCCCATCCAGATCGCCTCT cagctacagcagcagtgTCTGCCTCAGTTTGTTCTGGTGCAGCCTGGCAACCCAATTGCCACACCACTGTCGCCCGGTCAGTTCATCATCTCGCAGACACCGCAGGCCCAACAGA GCATGTTGCAAGCCCAGAATCTTCTAACTCAACTACCTCAAAGCCAAGCTAACCTCCTGCCGACTCAACCAAGCATCACCCTTGCAACTCAG CCTGCAACTCCAACCCGCACAACAGCAGCCACACCTATTCAGTCCCTGCCCCACAGTCAGACCCCACCTAAGCGGTTGGATACCCCCACTTTGGAGGAGCCTAGTGATCTGGAGGAACTGGAACAGTTTGCCAAGACCTTCAAACAGAGGCGTATCAAACTGGGCTttacacag GGAGATGTTGGCCTGGCCATGGGGAAGCTGTATGGAAATGACTTCAGCCAAACGACCATCTCTCGCTTTGAGGCCTTGAACCTGAGCTTTAAGAACATGTGCAAACTGAAGCCATTATTAGAGAAGTGGCTCAATGATGCAG TTTGTGCAGAGAACCTGACATCTGACCAGGCCCTGTCCAGCCCCAGTGCCCTGGGCTCCCCGGGCACAGGCATGGAGATGCTCAACCGCAGACGGAAGAAGAGGACCAGTATTGAGACCAACATCCGAGTGGCCTTAGAAAAGAGCTTTCTGGAG CAGAACCAAAAACCTACCTCTGAAGAGATCACCATGATCGCTGACCAGCTCAACATGGAGAAGGAGGTGATTCGGGTCTGGTTCTGCAATCGCCGGCAGAAAGAGAAGAGGATTAACCCCCCTAGCAGCGGCAGCAGTGGAGGAGGCAACACCCCCATCAAAACCATTTTTACCCCCAGTAGCCCCTTG GTGGCCAGCACAGCAAGCCTTGTAAGCAGTCCAACTATTAACACACCCACCACTCTGACTGTAAATACAGTGATGCCTCTCACCAGCACCAGTTTGGCTTTCACAG GTTCGACGGTAGgagccacaaacacagcatctGTCATCTCCACTGCACCTATGGTTACTACGGTAACCAGCTCCCCATCTTTAAGCCCATCGCCAACGACTATTCAGTCCTCAACCACTGAGAGCAAGATTGGCACTCATGCGCAAACCATCTTCACCCAGGCCCCGACGTCCATAGCCACCACTTTAGGTGGTCAGGTGATGGTGGCAGCTCCAGGGTTTTCTACTGGCCAGTTACCCACCAGCATCGCTGCTATGGCTGCTGCAGCAGGGCTGAGCCCAGGACTTATAGCCTCTTCTCAGTTTGCTTCAGG GGGGGCCTTGCTCAGTCTGACTCCTGGTGGCCTTGGCAATGCGCTGAGTCCTGCCCTGATGAGCAACAGCACCCTCATACAAG CTCTGGCATCGAGCGGCACAATCCCCATCACTTCTCTGGATGGCAGTAACCTGCTGTTCGCCAACACCTCTGGTGGTAGCACGCCCAGCCTGGTCACCACGCCGCTCTTCCTGAGCCCCCAGAACCTGGGGCTGCTCGCCAGCAACCCCGTCAGCCTGGTGTCGGCGGGGGCGGGGCTGCAGGTCACTGCCGATCATCAAGCCACCACGGCTGCTGTGCCTGTGCAAGCCTCGACCATTACCACTGCCTCCAAGGCTCAGTGA
- the pou2f1b gene encoding POU domain, class 2, transcription factor 1b isoform X15 — MADGGAASQDESSGPDAKVNNQSETTKCAMESGDANTGITTNGLDFQRHTVPTTSAITNAHAQALLQQLTLTPAHQQLLLQQAQAQLLAAAVQHSASQQNSTTGASISASAATPITQLPLSQPIQIASQLQQQCLPQFVLVQPGNPIATPLSPGQFIISQTPQAQQSMLQAQNLLTQLPQSQANLLPTQPSITLATQPATPTRTTAATPIQSLPHSQTPPKRLDTPTLEEPSDLEELEQFAKTFKQRRIKLGFTQGDVGLAMGKLYGNDFSQTTISRFEALNLSFKNMCKLKPLLEKWLNDAVCAENLTSDQALSSPSALGSPGTGMEMLNRRRKKRTSIETNIRVALEKSFLEQNQKPTSEEITMIADQLNMEKEVIRVWFCNRRQKEKRINPPSSGSSGGGNTPIKTIFTPSSPLVASTASLVSSPTINTPTTLTVNTVMPLTSTSLAFTGSTVGATNTASVISTAPMVTTVTSSPSLSPSPTTIQSSTTESKIGTHAQTIFTQAPTSIATTLGGQVMVAAPGFSTGQLPTSIAAMAAAAGLSPGLIASSQFASGGALLSLTPGGLGNALSPALMSNSTLIQALASSGTIPITSLDGSNLLFANTSGGSTPSLVTTPLFLSPQNLGLLASNPVSLVSAGAGLQVTADHQATTAAVPVQASTITTASKAQ, encoded by the exons ACAAGCCCTCCTCCAACAG CTGACCCTGACCCCGGCCCATCAGCAGCTGTTACTCCAGCAGGCCCAGGCTCAGCTCCTGGCTGCGGCCGTGCAGCATTCAGCCAGCCAGCAGAACAGCACCACTGGGGCCAGCATCTCGGCCTCCGCAGCCACACCCATTACCCAGCTGCCCCTGTCACAGCCCATCCAGATCGCCTCT cagctacagcagcagtgTCTGCCTCAGTTTGTTCTGGTGCAGCCTGGCAACCCAATTGCCACACCACTGTCGCCCGGTCAGTTCATCATCTCGCAGACACCGCAGGCCCAACAGA GCATGTTGCAAGCCCAGAATCTTCTAACTCAACTACCTCAAAGCCAAGCTAACCTCCTGCCGACTCAACCAAGCATCACCCTTGCAACTCAG CCTGCAACTCCAACCCGCACAACAGCAGCCACACCTATTCAGTCCCTGCCCCACAGTCAGACCCCACCTAAGCGGTTGGATACCCCCACTTTGGAGGAGCCTAGTGATCTGGAGGAACTGGAACAGTTTGCCAAGACCTTCAAACAGAGGCGTATCAAACTGGGCTttacacag GGAGATGTTGGCCTGGCCATGGGGAAGCTGTATGGAAATGACTTCAGCCAAACGACCATCTCTCGCTTTGAGGCCTTGAACCTGAGCTTTAAGAACATGTGCAAACTGAAGCCATTATTAGAGAAGTGGCTCAATGATGCAG TTTGTGCAGAGAACCTGACATCTGACCAGGCCCTGTCCAGCCCCAGTGCCCTGGGCTCCCCGGGCACAGGCATGGAGATGCTCAACCGCAGACGGAAGAAGAGGACCAGTATTGAGACCAACATCCGAGTGGCCTTAGAAAAGAGCTTTCTGGAG CAGAACCAAAAACCTACCTCTGAAGAGATCACCATGATCGCTGACCAGCTCAACATGGAGAAGGAGGTGATTCGGGTCTGGTTCTGCAATCGCCGGCAGAAAGAGAAGAGGATTAACCCCCCTAGCAGCGGCAGCAGTGGAGGAGGCAACACCCCCATCAAAACCATTTTTACCCCCAGTAGCCCCTTG GTGGCCAGCACAGCAAGCCTTGTAAGCAGTCCAACTATTAACACACCCACCACTCTGACTGTAAATACAGTGATGCCTCTCACCAGCACCAGTTTGGCTTTCACAG GTTCGACGGTAGgagccacaaacacagcatctGTCATCTCCACTGCACCTATGGTTACTACGGTAACCAGCTCCCCATCTTTAAGCCCATCGCCAACGACTATTCAGTCCTCAACCACTGAGAGCAAGATTGGCACTCATGCGCAAACCATCTTCACCCAGGCCCCGACGTCCATAGCCACCACTTTAGGTGGTCAGGTGATGGTGGCAGCTCCAGGGTTTTCTACTGGCCAGTTACCCACCAGCATCGCTGCTATGGCTGCTGCAGCAGGGCTGAGCCCAGGACTTATAGCCTCTTCTCAGTTTGCTTCAGG GGGGGCCTTGCTCAGTCTGACTCCTGGTGGCCTTGGCAATGCGCTGAGTCCTGCCCTGATGAGCAACAGCACCCTCATACAAG CTCTGGCATCGAGCGGCACAATCCCCATCACTTCTCTGGATGGCAGTAACCTGCTGTTCGCCAACACCTCTGGTGGTAGCACGCCCAGCCTGGTCACCACGCCGCTCTTCCTGAGCCCCCAGAACCTGGGGCTGCTCGCCAGCAACCCCGTCAGCCTGGTGTCGGCGGGGGCGGGGCTGCAGGTCACTGCCGATCATCAAGCCACCACGGCTGCTGTGCCTGTGCAAGCCTCGACCATTACCACTGCCTCCAAGGCTCAGTGA
- the pou2f1b gene encoding POU domain, class 2, transcription factor 1b isoform X7: protein MADGGAASQDESSGPDAKVNNQSETTKCAMESGDANTGITTNGLDFQRHTVPTTSAITNAHAQALLQQSKSEDSSALPTSVQQSVLPQTQLMLAGGQIAGLTLTPAHQQLLLQQAQAQLLAAAVQHSASQQNSTTGASISASAATPITQLPLSQPIQIASQLQQQCLPQFVLVQPGNPIATPLSPGQFIISQTPQAQQSMLQAQNLLTQLPQSQANLLPTQPSITLATQPATPTRTTAATPIQSLPHSQTPPKRLDTPTLEEPSDLEELEQFAKTFKQRRIKLGFTQGDVGLAMGKLYGNDFSQTTISRFEALNLSFKNMCKLKPLLEKWLNDAVCAENLTSDQALSSPSALGSPGTGMEMLNRRRKKRTSIETNIRVALEKSFLEQNQKPTSEEITMIADQLNMEKEVIRVWFCNRRQKEKRINPPSSGSSGGGNTPIKTIFTPSSPLVASTASLVSSPTINTPTTLTVNTVMPLTSTSLAFTGSTVGATNTASVISTAPMVTTVTSSPSLSPSPTTIQSSTTESKIGTHAQTIFTQAPTSIATTLGGQVMVAAPGFSTGQLPTSIAAMAAAAGLSPGLIASSQFASGGALLSLTPGGLGNALSPALMSNSTLIQALASSGTIPITSLDGSNLLFANTSGGSTPSLVTTPLFLSPQNLGLLASNPVSLVSAGAGLQVTADHQATTAAVPVQASTITTASKAQ from the exons ACAAGCCCTCCTCCAACAG TCTAAGTCGGAAGACTCGAGTGCTCTCCCGACCTCCGTCCAGCAGAGCGTATTGCCTCAAACCCAGCTAATGTTGGCCGGGGGACAGATTGCAGGA CTGACCCTGACCCCGGCCCATCAGCAGCTGTTACTCCAGCAGGCCCAGGCTCAGCTCCTGGCTGCGGCCGTGCAGCATTCAGCCAGCCAGCAGAACAGCACCACTGGGGCCAGCATCTCGGCCTCCGCAGCCACACCCATTACCCAGCTGCCCCTGTCACAGCCCATCCAGATCGCCTCT cagctacagcagcagtgTCTGCCTCAGTTTGTTCTGGTGCAGCCTGGCAACCCAATTGCCACACCACTGTCGCCCGGTCAGTTCATCATCTCGCAGACACCGCAGGCCCAACAGA GCATGTTGCAAGCCCAGAATCTTCTAACTCAACTACCTCAAAGCCAAGCTAACCTCCTGCCGACTCAACCAAGCATCACCCTTGCAACTCAG CCTGCAACTCCAACCCGCACAACAGCAGCCACACCTATTCAGTCCCTGCCCCACAGTCAGACCCCACCTAAGCGGTTGGATACCCCCACTTTGGAGGAGCCTAGTGATCTGGAGGAACTGGAACAGTTTGCCAAGACCTTCAAACAGAGGCGTATCAAACTGGGCTttacacag GGAGATGTTGGCCTGGCCATGGGGAAGCTGTATGGAAATGACTTCAGCCAAACGACCATCTCTCGCTTTGAGGCCTTGAACCTGAGCTTTAAGAACATGTGCAAACTGAAGCCATTATTAGAGAAGTGGCTCAATGATGCAG TTTGTGCAGAGAACCTGACATCTGACCAGGCCCTGTCCAGCCCCAGTGCCCTGGGCTCCCCGGGCACAGGCATGGAGATGCTCAACCGCAGACGGAAGAAGAGGACCAGTATTGAGACCAACATCCGAGTGGCCTTAGAAAAGAGCTTTCTGGAG CAGAACCAAAAACCTACCTCTGAAGAGATCACCATGATCGCTGACCAGCTCAACATGGAGAAGGAGGTGATTCGGGTCTGGTTCTGCAATCGCCGGCAGAAAGAGAAGAGGATTAACCCCCCTAGCAGCGGCAGCAGTGGAGGAGGCAACACCCCCATCAAAACCATTTTTACCCCCAGTAGCCCCTTG GTGGCCAGCACAGCAAGCCTTGTAAGCAGTCCAACTATTAACACACCCACCACTCTGACTGTAAATACAGTGATGCCTCTCACCAGCACCAGTTTGGCTTTCACAG GTTCGACGGTAGgagccacaaacacagcatctGTCATCTCCACTGCACCTATGGTTACTACGGTAACCAGCTCCCCATCTTTAAGCCCATCGCCAACGACTATTCAGTCCTCAACCACTGAGAGCAAGATTGGCACTCATGCGCAAACCATCTTCACCCAGGCCCCGACGTCCATAGCCACCACTTTAGGTGGTCAGGTGATGGTGGCAGCTCCAGGGTTTTCTACTGGCCAGTTACCCACCAGCATCGCTGCTATGGCTGCTGCAGCAGGGCTGAGCCCAGGACTTATAGCCTCTTCTCAGTTTGCTTCAGG GGGGGCCTTGCTCAGTCTGACTCCTGGTGGCCTTGGCAATGCGCTGAGTCCTGCCCTGATGAGCAACAGCACCCTCATACAAG CTCTGGCATCGAGCGGCACAATCCCCATCACTTCTCTGGATGGCAGTAACCTGCTGTTCGCCAACACCTCTGGTGGTAGCACGCCCAGCCTGGTCACCACGCCGCTCTTCCTGAGCCCCCAGAACCTGGGGCTGCTCGCCAGCAACCCCGTCAGCCTGGTGTCGGCGGGGGCGGGGCTGCAGGTCACTGCCGATCATCAAGCCACCACGGCTGCTGTGCCTGTGCAAGCCTCGACCATTACCACTGCCTCCAAGGCTCAGTGA
- the pou2f1b gene encoding POU domain, class 2, transcription factor 1b isoform X8, with the protein MLEITGGASADAKVNNQSETTKCAMESGDANTVFLSLGITTNGLDFQRHTVPTTSAITNAHAQALLQQSKSEDSSALPTSVQQSVLPQTQLMLAGGQIAGLTLTPAHQQLLLQQAQAQLLAAAVQHSASQQNSTTGASISASAATPITQLPLSQPIQIASQLQQQCLPQFVLVQPGNPIATPLSPGQFIISQTPQAQQSMLQAQNLLTQLPQSQANLLPTQPSITLATQPATPTRTTAATPIQSLPHSQTPPKRLDTPTLEEPSDLEELEQFAKTFKQRRIKLGFTQGDVGLAMGKLYGNDFSQTTISRFEALNLSFKNMCKLKPLLEKWLNDAVCAENLTSDQALSSPSALGSPGTGMEMLNRRRKKRTSIETNIRVALEKSFLEQNQKPTSEEITMIADQLNMEKEVIRVWFCNRRQKEKRINPPSSGSSGGGNTPIKTIFTPSSPLVASTASLVSSPTINTPTTLTVNTVMPLTSTSLAFTGSTVGATNTASVISTAPMVTTVTSSPSLSPSPTTIQSSTTESKIGTHAQTIFTQAPTSIATTLGGQVMVAAPGFSTGQLPTSIAAMAAAAGLSPGLIASSQFASGGALLSLTPGGLGNALSPALMSNSTLIQALASSGTIPITSLDGSNLLFANTSGGSTPSLVTTPLFLSPQNLGLLASNPVSLVSAGAGLQVTADHQATTAAVPVQASTITTASKAQ; encoded by the exons ACAAGCCCTCCTCCAACAG TCTAAGTCGGAAGACTCGAGTGCTCTCCCGACCTCCGTCCAGCAGAGCGTATTGCCTCAAACCCAGCTAATGTTGGCCGGGGGACAGATTGCAGGA CTGACCCTGACCCCGGCCCATCAGCAGCTGTTACTCCAGCAGGCCCAGGCTCAGCTCCTGGCTGCGGCCGTGCAGCATTCAGCCAGCCAGCAGAACAGCACCACTGGGGCCAGCATCTCGGCCTCCGCAGCCACACCCATTACCCAGCTGCCCCTGTCACAGCCCATCCAGATCGCCTCT cagctacagcagcagtgTCTGCCTCAGTTTGTTCTGGTGCAGCCTGGCAACCCAATTGCCACACCACTGTCGCCCGGTCAGTTCATCATCTCGCAGACACCGCAGGCCCAACAGA GCATGTTGCAAGCCCAGAATCTTCTAACTCAACTACCTCAAAGCCAAGCTAACCTCCTGCCGACTCAACCAAGCATCACCCTTGCAACTCAG CCTGCAACTCCAACCCGCACAACAGCAGCCACACCTATTCAGTCCCTGCCCCACAGTCAGACCCCACCTAAGCGGTTGGATACCCCCACTTTGGAGGAGCCTAGTGATCTGGAGGAACTGGAACAGTTTGCCAAGACCTTCAAACAGAGGCGTATCAAACTGGGCTttacacag GGAGATGTTGGCCTGGCCATGGGGAAGCTGTATGGAAATGACTTCAGCCAAACGACCATCTCTCGCTTTGAGGCCTTGAACCTGAGCTTTAAGAACATGTGCAAACTGAAGCCATTATTAGAGAAGTGGCTCAATGATGCAG TTTGTGCAGAGAACCTGACATCTGACCAGGCCCTGTCCAGCCCCAGTGCCCTGGGCTCCCCGGGCACAGGCATGGAGATGCTCAACCGCAGACGGAAGAAGAGGACCAGTATTGAGACCAACATCCGAGTGGCCTTAGAAAAGAGCTTTCTGGAG CAGAACCAAAAACCTACCTCTGAAGAGATCACCATGATCGCTGACCAGCTCAACATGGAGAAGGAGGTGATTCGGGTCTGGTTCTGCAATCGCCGGCAGAAAGAGAAGAGGATTAACCCCCCTAGCAGCGGCAGCAGTGGAGGAGGCAACACCCCCATCAAAACCATTTTTACCCCCAGTAGCCCCTTG GTGGCCAGCACAGCAAGCCTTGTAAGCAGTCCAACTATTAACACACCCACCACTCTGACTGTAAATACAGTGATGCCTCTCACCAGCACCAGTTTGGCTTTCACAG GTTCGACGGTAGgagccacaaacacagcatctGTCATCTCCACTGCACCTATGGTTACTACGGTAACCAGCTCCCCATCTTTAAGCCCATCGCCAACGACTATTCAGTCCTCAACCACTGAGAGCAAGATTGGCACTCATGCGCAAACCATCTTCACCCAGGCCCCGACGTCCATAGCCACCACTTTAGGTGGTCAGGTGATGGTGGCAGCTCCAGGGTTTTCTACTGGCCAGTTACCCACCAGCATCGCTGCTATGGCTGCTGCAGCAGGGCTGAGCCCAGGACTTATAGCCTCTTCTCAGTTTGCTTCAGG GGGGGCCTTGCTCAGTCTGACTCCTGGTGGCCTTGGCAATGCGCTGAGTCCTGCCCTGATGAGCAACAGCACCCTCATACAAG CTCTGGCATCGAGCGGCACAATCCCCATCACTTCTCTGGATGGCAGTAACCTGCTGTTCGCCAACACCTCTGGTGGTAGCACGCCCAGCCTGGTCACCACGCCGCTCTTCCTGAGCCCCCAGAACCTGGGGCTGCTCGCCAGCAACCCCGTCAGCCTGGTGTCGGCGGGGGCGGGGCTGCAGGTCACTGCCGATCATCAAGCCACCACGGCTGCTGTGCCTGTGCAAGCCTCGACCATTACCACTGCCTCCAAGGCTCAGTGA